One segment of Anatilimnocola aggregata DNA contains the following:
- a CDS encoding DEAD/DEAH box helicase, translating into MVGFNFHPLVERWFRQRFGEPTPPQLAGWPHISRGEHTLIAAPTGSGKTLAAFLVCLDRLFRRWLAGDMPDGIDVVYLSPLKALSNDIQRNLQTPLQEICELAIQEGLPAWPIRVAVRTGDTPAAQRQAMLRKPPHILVTTPESLYLLLTSQKSRDLLRTVSTVIVDEIHALARDKRGSHLSLSLERLTAICDRPPTRIGLSATQKPLDQIGAFLVGGQGLDAAGNRVGPVIIDGGHVRNLDLALVVPPSELQAVCSGDQWGEVYDKLIALIQSHRSTLIFVNTRRMAERVAHSLTQLLGDEAVASHHGSLAKEIRLDAEQRLKAGELKAIVATASLEMGIDIGYIDLVCQIGSPRSIATFLQRIGRSGHNLGATPKGRLFPLTRDELLESLALIRAVRTGQLDQIEIPQQPLDILAQQIVATVASDEWEEDALFELCRGAWPYRNLPRTEFDAIIKMLSDGLKPGSKAGAYLHRDQINNRLKARRHARIAAITCGGAIPELGEYKVIIEGEGKQVGTVDEDFAIDSTVGNIFLLGNTSWRITQITRDEVIVADAGGAPPNIPFWFGEAPGRTMELSQELSNLRRELATNLVEEAWEPDAEGIAGPGLLVTPQNKDLMAWLMENCGACSWAAEQAIRYVAAQRAALGTVPTCTEVVFERFFDESGGMQLIIHAPMGARINRAWGLAMRKRFCRSFDFELQAAADDNGVLLSIGPQHSFAIESLFGMLHAGNAQELLEQAVFAVPMFGIRWRWNITRALGVLRSSGGKRVPPFLQKYRAEDLLAATFPETVGCLENHHGDIEMPDHPLVRQTMHDCLHEAMDLPRWLDALHQVKAGTIKFTPVDTREPSPFAHQLLNARPYAFLDDAPLEERRTRAVTTRRGLAIDQMRDLARLDPAAIAQVTEEAWPFARDADEVHDILLTMVVLRDDEAQPWQQWLKQLAAGGRVYAGKWADGEKFWFATERWPLIRAAYPAVKIDPPPKLPAALDVTMEGIDARVEVVRGRIAVSGPVTATALAAKIHLEPSQVFASFESIEGQGSVMRGRYSEAAFASRDPATLEWCDRRLLARIHRLTLDGLRRRIQPVAPEVFVDYLTRLHGLTPDSQRQGEVGIRQAVTQLQGFELAAGTWEDKILSARVSDWDPSGLDHLFLCGELAWGRFQPPKRDEDDKPLSGMTRVMPITLALREDLAWLLPPERTPCDANLGGKARDVIAALQARGALFQHDLRAITGLLPTELDESLRECAAAGLVSADTFAAVRAIAGKADLQRKKSAFLRRHTTGSTLPPRTNATGRWSLFPGVVESVEREVRLEKWCRLLLARYGVVFRDLLAREVSAPAWWELVRVLRRLELRGEIRGGRFIAGIGEQYALESAVSRLRELRDAPDDEQWCLISAVDPLNLSGHVTAGPKIPAMHKNCLILQRGRCVAAKISGRIEFYVEVSQMQQLAMRRSLQLGYKVQAPQLAVAK; encoded by the coding sequence ATGGTTGGATTCAACTTTCATCCGCTCGTTGAACGTTGGTTTCGTCAGCGTTTCGGTGAGCCTACGCCGCCGCAGTTGGCGGGTTGGCCGCATATTTCCCGCGGCGAACATACGCTGATTGCGGCCCCGACAGGTTCGGGAAAAACGCTGGCGGCGTTTCTGGTTTGCCTTGATCGGCTGTTTCGTCGCTGGCTGGCGGGCGACATGCCGGACGGCATCGACGTTGTTTATCTCTCGCCGCTGAAGGCGCTGAGCAACGATATTCAACGCAATCTGCAGACGCCGCTGCAAGAGATTTGCGAACTGGCGATTCAAGAGGGCTTGCCTGCCTGGCCCATTCGCGTGGCGGTTCGCACCGGTGATACACCGGCCGCGCAGCGGCAAGCAATGCTTCGCAAGCCGCCCCATATTTTGGTCACCACTCCCGAGTCGCTGTACTTATTGCTCACCTCGCAGAAGAGCCGCGATCTGCTCCGCACCGTCAGTACGGTCATCGTCGACGAAATCCACGCGCTGGCCCGCGATAAGCGCGGCTCGCATCTGTCGCTATCGCTCGAACGCCTGACGGCGATTTGCGATCGGCCTCCGACTCGCATCGGTTTATCGGCCACGCAAAAGCCGCTCGATCAGATCGGCGCGTTCCTCGTCGGCGGACAAGGGCTCGATGCCGCGGGCAATCGTGTAGGCCCCGTCATTATCGACGGCGGTCACGTCCGCAATCTCGATCTGGCCCTGGTTGTGCCGCCAAGCGAGTTACAGGCTGTTTGCTCTGGCGATCAATGGGGTGAGGTTTATGACAAACTCATCGCGCTGATTCAATCGCACCGCAGCACACTCATCTTCGTGAATACGCGGCGCATGGCGGAGCGGGTGGCTCACAGCTTGACGCAATTGCTCGGCGATGAAGCGGTGGCCAGTCACCACGGCAGCCTGGCGAAAGAGATTCGCCTCGATGCGGAACAACGTCTGAAGGCAGGCGAGTTGAAAGCGATTGTCGCAACCGCTTCGCTCGAAATGGGCATCGACATCGGCTACATCGATCTCGTGTGTCAGATTGGTTCGCCGCGCAGCATTGCCACGTTCCTGCAGCGGATCGGCCGCTCGGGTCACAACCTGGGAGCCACTCCCAAGGGCCGCCTGTTTCCGCTCACTCGCGATGAATTACTCGAATCGCTCGCGCTGATTCGCGCGGTTCGAACCGGCCAACTCGACCAGATCGAGATTCCGCAGCAGCCCCTCGATATTCTCGCGCAGCAGATTGTCGCCACCGTAGCCAGCGATGAATGGGAAGAAGACGCGCTGTTCGAGCTATGTCGCGGCGCGTGGCCCTATCGCAATTTGCCGCGCACCGAGTTCGACGCCATCATCAAAATGCTCAGCGATGGCCTCAAGCCGGGCAGCAAGGCCGGCGCTTATCTCCATCGCGATCAAATCAATAATCGACTCAAAGCGCGGCGTCATGCGCGGATCGCTGCCATCACCTGCGGCGGGGCGATTCCCGAACTGGGCGAATACAAAGTCATCATCGAAGGGGAAGGGAAGCAGGTCGGCACGGTCGACGAGGATTTCGCCATCGACAGCACGGTTGGCAATATCTTCTTACTTGGCAACACCAGTTGGCGGATCACGCAAATCACGCGGGATGAAGTGATCGTCGCCGATGCGGGTGGTGCGCCACCTAACATTCCGTTTTGGTTTGGCGAAGCGCCGGGCCGGACGATGGAGTTGTCTCAAGAGCTTTCGAACTTGCGCCGCGAACTGGCGACGAACCTGGTCGAGGAAGCTTGGGAGCCCGATGCCGAAGGGATTGCTGGTCCGGGACTGTTGGTCACACCGCAGAACAAAGACCTGATGGCCTGGCTGATGGAAAACTGCGGAGCCTGCAGTTGGGCTGCCGAACAAGCGATCCGCTATGTCGCGGCCCAGCGTGCGGCCCTTGGCACCGTGCCAACTTGCACTGAAGTGGTCTTCGAGCGCTTCTTCGATGAATCAGGAGGCATGCAGTTGATCATTCACGCGCCCATGGGTGCGCGGATCAATCGTGCGTGGGGACTCGCGATGCGCAAGCGATTCTGCCGCAGCTTCGATTTTGAATTGCAGGCCGCAGCCGACGATAACGGCGTGCTCCTCTCGATCGGCCCCCAACACAGCTTTGCGATTGAGAGCCTGTTCGGCATGTTGCACGCGGGGAATGCCCAGGAGTTACTTGAGCAAGCTGTCTTCGCCGTGCCGATGTTCGGCATTCGCTGGCGCTGGAATATTACCCGCGCACTGGGTGTGCTTCGCTCGTCCGGTGGCAAGCGTGTGCCGCCGTTCTTGCAGAAGTATCGGGCGGAAGATTTGCTGGCGGCGACGTTTCCCGAAACGGTGGGCTGCCTGGAGAATCACCACGGCGATATCGAAATGCCCGATCATCCGCTGGTGCGGCAGACGATGCACGACTGCCTGCATGAGGCAATGGATTTGCCTCGCTGGCTCGATGCTTTGCACCAGGTGAAGGCGGGAACGATCAAGTTCACGCCCGTCGACACGCGCGAGCCATCGCCGTTTGCGCATCAGCTTCTGAATGCCCGGCCTTATGCATTTCTCGATGATGCTCCGCTCGAAGAGCGTCGTACCCGCGCGGTGACGACGCGCCGGGGGCTCGCCATCGATCAGATGCGCGATCTCGCACGACTTGATCCGGCGGCCATCGCGCAAGTGACTGAAGAAGCCTGGCCCTTCGCGCGCGATGCCGACGAAGTGCATGACATTCTGCTGACTATGGTGGTGCTGCGCGATGACGAGGCCCAGCCCTGGCAGCAATGGCTCAAGCAGTTGGCTGCGGGTGGGCGAGTATACGCGGGGAAGTGGGCCGATGGTGAGAAGTTCTGGTTCGCCACTGAACGATGGCCGCTGATTCGCGCGGCGTATCCGGCGGTGAAGATCGATCCGCCCCCCAAGTTGCCCGCTGCGTTGGACGTGACGATGGAAGGAATCGATGCACGGGTCGAAGTTGTCCGCGGTCGGATTGCCGTCAGCGGACCAGTCACCGCCACGGCGCTGGCGGCGAAGATTCACCTGGAACCTTCGCAAGTATTTGCCTCGTTCGAGTCGATCGAAGGGCAAGGCTCCGTGATGCGCGGCCGCTACAGCGAAGCAGCGTTCGCATCCCGAGATCCAGCCACGCTCGAATGGTGCGATCGCCGGCTTCTCGCGCGAATTCATCGCCTCACGCTCGATGGCCTGCGTCGCCGCATTCAGCCTGTGGCCCCGGAAGTCTTCGTCGATTATCTCACCAGGCTGCACGGTCTCACCCCCGATTCGCAGCGGCAAGGAGAAGTCGGCATTCGGCAAGCGGTCACGCAGTTGCAAGGTTTTGAGCTGGCCGCCGGCACTTGGGAAGACAAGATTCTCTCGGCCCGCGTCAGCGATTGGGATCCCAGCGGGCTCGATCATTTGTTCCTGTGCGGTGAACTCGCCTGGGGCCGCTTTCAGCCGCCGAAGCGGGACGAAGACGATAAGCCTTTGTCGGGAATGACCCGCGTGATGCCCATCACACTCGCGCTGCGCGAAGATCTCGCCTGGCTGTTGCCGCCGGAGAGGACGCCCTGCGATGCCAACCTAGGTGGTAAGGCCCGTGATGTAATCGCTGCGCTGCAAGCCCGCGGCGCGCTGTTTCAGCATGACTTGCGCGCGATTACCGGTTTGCTCCCCACGGAACTCGACGAGTCGCTGCGTGAATGTGCGGCAGCTGGATTGGTTTCGGCCGATACGTTCGCTGCCGTGCGGGCCATTGCGGGGAAGGCCGACCTGCAGCGGAAGAAGTCCGCGTTTTTACGACGCCATACCACGGGCTCGACATTGCCCCCACGAACCAACGCAACTGGTCGCTGGTCGCTGTTCCCCGGCGTTGTCGAAAGTGTCGAGCGCGAGGTGCGCTTAGAAAAATGGTGCCGGCTGCTGCTCGCGCGTTACGGGGTGGTGTTTCGCGATCTGCTCGCCCGCGAAGTTTCAGCTCCTGCCTGGTGGGAACTGGTGCGAGTGCTGCGTCGCTTGGAACTGCGGGGCGAAATTCGGGGCGGGCGGTTCATCGCGGGTATTGGTGAGCAGTATGCACTGGAGTCGGCTGTCTCGCGGCTGCGCGAATTGCGCGATGCACCCGACGACGAACAGTGGTGCCTCATTTCGGCCGTCGATCCGCTGAATCTCAGCGGGCATGTGACGGCTGGGCCGAAGATTCCGGCGATGCACAAAAATTGCCTCATTCTGCAGCGCGGCCGTTGTGTCGCTGCCAAAATCAGCGGGCGGATTGAGTTCTACGTTGAGGTCTCTCAGATGCAACAACTGGCGATGCGTCGCTCGTTGCAACTTGGCTACAAGGTACAGGCACCGCAGTTGGCCGTAGCGAAGTAA
- a CDS encoding TlpA family protein disulfide reductase, producing the protein MLRAVGSLALILCLSLAVWAQEKSPLERVQADPNDVTAWGAYWSENFRIILSQMQSDPKAALKQVDEIEATLTKHPPTSDEAKTSLTRMKASLTSLRASLAVAQMSFADLEKELTANPDDAKALANYTRKAVMEIGRQARSEPEKADEQLTAIKASLTKIKEAAKDDKTKETIDSTFKNFANIERAIAGSRKLEQLVGKDAAPLDVEAWVNGKPLTDADLKGKVVLLDFWAVWCGPCIATFPHLREWQEQYGDKGLVIIGMTRYYNFKWDEEAKKAARAKDEVSPAEENEMLVKFAEMHSLKHRFAIQESSAMSDFYAVSGIPHVVVIDQQGKIRTIKVGSGEENAKAISELLKTLLEEKKTSAVGVHEAKSDLEAVLKAQQERNIGSKPEQAKLKKLLENAEAKE; encoded by the coding sequence ATGTTACGAGCGGTTGGTTCACTCGCGCTGATTTTGTGCTTGAGTCTGGCTGTCTGGGCCCAGGAGAAATCGCCGCTCGAACGTGTGCAGGCCGATCCCAACGACGTTACTGCGTGGGGTGCGTACTGGAGCGAAAACTTCCGCATCATCCTTAGCCAGATGCAGTCCGACCCCAAGGCGGCACTGAAGCAGGTCGACGAAATCGAAGCCACGCTGACCAAGCATCCGCCAACCAGCGACGAAGCCAAGACCTCGCTCACGCGGATGAAGGCCTCGCTCACTTCGCTGCGGGCAAGTTTGGCCGTGGCGCAAATGTCGTTTGCCGATCTGGAAAAAGAATTGACTGCGAACCCAGACGATGCAAAGGCACTTGCAAATTACACCCGTAAGGCCGTCATGGAGATAGGCCGTCAGGCACGCTCGGAGCCAGAGAAGGCCGACGAACAGTTGACCGCCATCAAGGCCAGCCTGACGAAAATCAAAGAAGCTGCTAAAGATGACAAGACCAAGGAAACGATCGACTCCACGTTCAAGAACTTTGCGAACATCGAGCGGGCCATCGCCGGCAGCCGCAAGCTGGAACAACTCGTCGGCAAAGATGCCGCGCCGCTCGATGTCGAAGCTTGGGTGAACGGCAAGCCCCTGACCGATGCCGATCTCAAGGGCAAGGTCGTGCTGCTCGACTTCTGGGCCGTCTGGTGCGGACCTTGCATCGCCACGTTTCCCCACCTGCGCGAATGGCAGGAGCAATACGGCGACAAGGGACTCGTCATCATCGGCATGACCCGCTACTACAACTTCAAGTGGGACGAAGAGGCGAAGAAGGCTGCGCGGGCGAAAGACGAAGTCTCGCCCGCCGAAGAAAACGAAATGCTCGTCAAGTTTGCGGAGATGCACAGCCTGAAGCACCGCTTTGCCATTCAGGAAAGCAGTGCGATGTCGGACTTTTACGCCGTGAGCGGCATTCCGCACGTCGTAGTCATCGACCAGCAAGGCAAAATTCGCACAATCAAAGTCGGCAGCGGTGAAGAGAACGCGAAGGCCATCAGCGAGTTACTGAAGACGCTGCTGGAAGAAAAGAAGACGAGTGCCGTCGGAGTTCATGAAGCAAAATCCGACCTCGAAGCTGTGCTAAAGGCACAGCAAGAACGGAACATTGGAAGCAAGCCGGAGCAGGCTAAGCTCAAGAAGCTTCTCGAAAACGCTGAGGCGAAGGAATAG
- a CDS encoding aldo/keto reductase family protein — protein sequence MIKFLYGTAWKEAETARLALLALEQGFRGIDTANQRKHYHEAGVGEAVARAIERGLVAREELFLQTKFTFLGGQDQRLPYDPQAPIARQVEQSFASSLVHLGTDYLDSYVLHGPSQRVGLGADDWAAWRAMEGIHASGSAKVLGISNVSREQLEQLCQQAKVQPRFVQNRCYASRGWDRAVREFCKANDITYQGFSLLTANREVLVHPAVEKLAQRYQRTTSQIVFRFACDIGMLPLTGTTNAAHMQADLSIFDFQLDPAEVALLESIAG from the coding sequence ATGATCAAGTTTTTATACGGAACTGCCTGGAAAGAAGCTGAGACGGCCCGACTGGCGCTTCTAGCGCTGGAACAGGGTTTTCGTGGCATCGATACGGCCAATCAACGCAAGCACTATCATGAGGCGGGAGTCGGTGAGGCTGTTGCACGGGCTATCGAGCGGGGACTGGTCGCGCGAGAAGAACTGTTTTTACAGACGAAGTTCACGTTTCTCGGCGGGCAAGATCAGCGCTTGCCGTACGACCCGCAGGCCCCCATAGCCAGGCAAGTCGAACAGTCGTTTGCTAGTTCGCTCGTGCATCTCGGAACCGACTATTTGGATTCTTACGTGCTGCATGGCCCTTCGCAGCGCGTTGGCTTGGGTGCCGATGATTGGGCAGCCTGGCGGGCCATGGAAGGGATTCATGCGAGTGGCAGCGCGAAAGTGCTGGGGATCAGCAATGTCTCGCGCGAGCAGTTGGAACAGCTTTGCCAGCAGGCGAAGGTCCAGCCACGGTTTGTGCAGAATCGTTGCTATGCCAGCCGAGGCTGGGACCGCGCGGTTCGCGAGTTTTGTAAAGCAAACGACATTACGTACCAGGGTTTTTCACTGCTGACGGCCAATCGCGAAGTGCTGGTGCATCCGGCGGTAGAGAAGCTTGCCCAGCGGTACCAAAGAACGACGAGCCAGATCGTATTTCGCTTCGCCTGCGACATCGGCATGCTACCTCTCACCGGAACCACCAATGCCGCCCACATGCAGGCCGATTTGAGTATCTTTGATTTTCAGCTGGATCCCGCGGAAGTTGCCTTGCTGGAGTCCATCGCGGGCTAA
- a CDS encoding prenyltransferase/squalene oxidase repeat-containing protein, producing MNYDRLLAAYTRARNDLLAARGEHGHWEGRLASSSLSTATAVSALALVQKHGAQNLASELQPLIEAGVKYLAGQQNADGGFGDTDKSHSNIATTYLVIAAVHLAGREQELAPLLTRAQGYVAAQGGMAGLRKRYGIDKTFVVPIMTNLSLAGLCDWREISPLPFELACIPQSWYRFAQMPVVSYAIPALVAIGQAHYFHRKPWNPYSRFVRGAAVAPSMKVLLRMQPQSGGYLEATPLTSFVVMSLAATGRADHAVSQAGVRFLKDSMRDDGSWPIDTNLATWVTSLSLNALAAGGQELPDDERCWSWLRSCQHLQRHPFTGADPGGWGWTDLSGAVPDADDTPGALLALSLLFDGLNSDRQADISQAASMGIAWLLKLQNRDRGWPTFCRGWGKLPFDRSGTDLTAHAIRALNAWMPQVQLLAEVNPRSAALGRPEEIVAAIERGFHFLKLKQNPDGSWSPLWFGNQDHPEEDNPVYGTAKVLLAYRDLQRMTAEPATRGVNWLIEHQNADGTWGSSLEETALAVEALLASPRSAKLQSSVDRGLGWLVEQVEQNRHQNSSPIGFYFAKLWYYEQLYPLIFTVSTLGQALPAARPPE from the coding sequence ATGAATTACGACCGCTTGCTGGCTGCATACACTCGCGCGCGGAACGACCTGCTCGCCGCGCGCGGCGAGCATGGCCATTGGGAAGGTCGGCTTGCCAGTTCTTCACTCTCGACGGCAACTGCCGTCAGCGCCCTAGCGCTTGTGCAGAAACATGGTGCCCAGAATTTGGCGAGCGAACTACAGCCGTTAATTGAAGCCGGCGTGAAGTATCTCGCCGGGCAGCAAAATGCCGACGGCGGCTTTGGCGATACCGATAAGAGCCACTCCAATATCGCGACGACTTACCTGGTGATTGCTGCGGTGCACCTCGCGGGGCGAGAGCAGGAGCTTGCACCTTTGCTGACGCGCGCGCAGGGTTATGTCGCTGCGCAAGGAGGAATGGCGGGACTGCGGAAGCGCTACGGCATCGATAAGACGTTCGTCGTGCCGATCATGACGAACCTGTCACTTGCCGGCTTGTGCGATTGGCGCGAGATTTCACCGCTCCCCTTCGAACTCGCCTGCATTCCGCAAAGCTGGTATCGCTTCGCGCAGATGCCGGTAGTCAGTTATGCGATTCCCGCACTCGTGGCGATTGGGCAGGCCCACTATTTTCATCGCAAACCGTGGAATCCATACTCGCGCTTCGTGCGTGGCGCGGCGGTCGCGCCGAGCATGAAGGTGCTGCTGCGGATGCAGCCGCAGAGCGGCGGCTATCTCGAAGCCACGCCCCTCACCAGTTTTGTGGTGATGAGCCTGGCAGCAACAGGCCGGGCTGATCACGCGGTTTCGCAGGCCGGCGTTCGTTTTTTGAAAGATTCGATGCGCGACGACGGAAGTTGGCCCATCGATACGAACCTCGCGACTTGGGTCACTTCCCTCTCGCTCAATGCGCTCGCGGCGGGTGGCCAGGAACTACCCGACGATGAGCGCTGTTGGTCGTGGCTACGTTCGTGTCAACACTTGCAGCGGCATCCGTTCACCGGTGCCGATCCCGGTGGCTGGGGCTGGACCGACCTGAGCGGCGCGGTTCCCGATGCGGACGATACGCCGGGAGCACTGCTGGCACTGTCACTTTTATTCGATGGTCTCAACTCGGACCGACAGGCAGATATTTCGCAAGCGGCGTCGATGGGCATTGCTTGGCTGTTGAAGTTACAAAACCGAGATCGTGGTTGGCCAACCTTTTGTCGTGGCTGGGGCAAACTTCCGTTCGATCGTAGCGGCACTGATCTCACGGCACATGCAATCCGCGCTCTGAACGCTTGGATGCCGCAAGTTCAACTCTTGGCGGAGGTGAATCCACGAAGTGCCGCCTTGGGAAGGCCGGAAGAAATCGTCGCGGCAATTGAACGAGGTTTTCACTTTCTGAAGCTCAAGCAAAATCCCGACGGCAGTTGGTCCCCCCTTTGGTTCGGTAACCAAGATCATCCGGAGGAAGACAACCCGGTCTACGGAACAGCAAAGGTATTGCTGGCCTATCGAGACTTGCAGCGGATGACTGCAGAGCCCGCCACTCGGGGAGTGAATTGGCTGATCGAGCACCAAAATGCCGATGGAACCTGGGGGAGCAGTCTGGAAGAAACGGCCCTGGCGGTCGAAGCATTGCTGGCAAGTCCACGGTCTGCCAAGTTACAATCGAGCGTCGACCGCGGCCTCGGCTGGCTGGTCGAGCAAGTGGAGCAGAATCGGCACCAGAACAGTTCGCCTATTGGCTTTTACTTCGCTAAGCTATGGTACTATGAGCAGTTGTATCCACTCATCTTTACAGTGAGTACACTGGGGCAAGCCCTGCCAGCTGCTCGCCCGCCGGAATAA
- a CDS encoding polyprenyl synthetase family protein — translation MPPSEEEREAIRQKCVAIAATLDKANPLTVDQMEVVVRKLLTDNSLPESYLGWVMVVLSSEFWRDQVAATDPSRRLFLLPHCLKHAEGCPADYDEYGLECKTCGACSIADFRAEAEKMGYKVLVAEGSPIVLKIIVSGHVDAIVGVACLNVLEKAIDKILLAGIPCMAVPLLSSDCRNTSVDEPWVMDMIRVQPAASTQQTSTYVHLLRAAANLFKPDELERLVPRLRGGQRLQPGQQAADIEPIAATELIAHDFLGKGGKYSRPFITLAVHDALTGAKGTLASGAEHLAALPDAVRRAAMSIEAFHKASLVHDDIEDADAFRYGEETVHRRFGVPTAINVGDYLIGLGYRLVAKETAVLGGAAVADILNCLSDAHLRLSEGQGAELLWRDARDKRLKPIDALKIYALKTSPAFEAALFSGCRLAGPAEAYAEPMKLFARNLGVAFQILNDLNDWDGDNHNKMSAGGDTLGGRPTVLWALALEGLNAAKQEELLSLVTNEQADPAHRLGRVRQLYNEAGAFEKASRLIEKHRERAEAIADEIQPEEFRRLLYYLIDSVLDNPPAAAQPVNVLQITPQKTS, via the coding sequence GTGCCGCCCAGCGAGGAAGAGCGCGAAGCGATCCGGCAAAAGTGTGTGGCGATTGCTGCTACGCTTGATAAGGCGAATCCGCTGACCGTCGATCAGATGGAAGTGGTCGTCCGCAAGTTGCTCACTGATAACAGCCTGCCGGAGAGCTATCTCGGTTGGGTGATGGTGGTGCTCAGTAGTGAATTTTGGCGCGATCAGGTAGCTGCGACCGATCCGTCGCGCCGCTTGTTCCTGTTGCCACATTGCCTCAAGCATGCCGAAGGTTGTCCCGCCGATTACGACGAGTATGGCCTGGAGTGCAAAACCTGCGGCGCTTGCAGCATTGCCGACTTCCGCGCCGAAGCCGAAAAGATGGGCTACAAGGTGCTCGTCGCCGAAGGCTCGCCGATTGTGCTGAAGATTATTGTCAGCGGGCATGTCGACGCGATTGTCGGCGTGGCCTGTTTGAACGTGCTCGAAAAAGCGATCGACAAGATTCTGCTCGCTGGCATTCCGTGCATGGCCGTGCCGCTGCTATCGAGCGATTGCCGTAATACGAGTGTCGATGAGCCGTGGGTCATGGATATGATCCGCGTGCAACCTGCAGCCTCGACGCAGCAGACGAGTACTTACGTTCACTTGCTCCGCGCTGCTGCCAATCTGTTCAAGCCGGACGAACTCGAGCGCCTGGTGCCACGCTTGCGTGGCGGTCAGCGGTTGCAACCCGGGCAACAAGCGGCCGATATCGAACCGATCGCTGCGACCGAACTGATCGCGCACGATTTTCTCGGCAAGGGTGGCAAGTACTCGCGCCCGTTCATTACGCTCGCCGTTCACGACGCCCTCACAGGTGCCAAGGGAACACTGGCCAGCGGGGCCGAACATTTGGCTGCGCTGCCCGATGCCGTGCGCCGCGCGGCGATGTCGATCGAAGCGTTTCACAAAGCTTCGCTGGTGCACGACGATATCGAAGATGCCGATGCATTCCGCTACGGCGAAGAAACCGTTCATCGCCGTTTTGGTGTGCCGACGGCGATTAATGTCGGTGACTATCTGATCGGACTTGGTTATCGCCTGGTTGCCAAAGAAACGGCTGTGCTCGGCGGCGCTGCGGTTGCCGATATTTTGAATTGCCTCTCCGATGCGCACCTGCGACTCAGCGAAGGTCAAGGAGCTGAGCTATTGTGGCGCGACGCGCGCGATAAGCGACTCAAGCCCATCGATGCCCTCAAGATTTATGCCCTCAAGACGTCGCCTGCTTTCGAAGCGGCCTTGTTCAGTGGCTGCCGCTTGGCTGGTCCAGCCGAAGCGTATGCAGAACCGATGAAGCTGTTCGCCCGCAACCTGGGCGTGGCCTTTCAGATTCTCAACGATTTGAACGACTGGGACGGCGACAACCACAACAAGATGTCGGCTGGCGGCGATACGCTCGGTGGCCGACCAACTGTCCTGTGGGCTTTGGCGCTCGAAGGGCTGAATGCCGCGAAGCAAGAAGAACTGCTGTCGCTGGTAACCAATGAGCAAGCGGATCCTGCCCATCGCTTGGGCCGCGTCCGTCAGCTGTATAATGAGGCAGGTGCTTTCGAAAAGGCCTCGCGGTTGATCGAAAAGCATCGCGAGCGAGCCGAAGCAATTGCCGACGAAATCCAACCCGAAGAGTTCCGCCGCCTGCTCTATTATTTAATCGACAGTGTGCTCGATAACCCACCTGCTGCTGCCCAGCCGGTGAATGTGTTGCAGATTACACCGCAAAAAACTTCGTAG